The segment CGTTCTGTCAAGAAAGGTGCGCATCTGTCCCGTCATGTTACCGAAGCGCGTCGGCGTACCGAAAAGAATGGCATCGTAATTTACAAGCTCATCGGGGGTGGCAATAGCAGCAGACTGCTGCGTTTTGCCGCCAGCCTGAGCAAAGTGTTCGTCATCCATCGTTTCAGGTACGCGACGTATCGTTACTTCGGCACCGCTGACGCGTTTTGCCCCTTCGGCAACCGCATTTGCCATGGTCTCAATGTGTCCATACATCGAGTAGTAAAGCACCAGTATTTTGGCCATTGACTCCCTCCTTGATAAAATTAAAGGCATTTGCCGGGCGGCTTAAGCCGGGCCAGCCTGTTAAAGGACCGGAAAGCTTGTCAGCGTACTCACAACAAACTTCCTTTCTTATCTTCAGTGAATTGTCAGGGAATAAGTATAGAAGAGGATCACAGTTTTGCTGGGATTTGCCTGTTTCAGGCACCCGGCGAAGAGGTTTGTGTCATGACGCGGAACTAATACATTAGATTGTTTTATACTATTTGCTGGCGCTGATTAATGATTACGTCGTAATCAATTTGTCTTAAATCTCACCGCTGAGTATAAATATTCGCCAACTTTACCCGGTAATCTATGCTTAATAACGTGGCGGCAGCAAATAAACGTCGTCGTCCCTGGGCAGCTTTCAGCCGGGTGAAATAATCAACGCAGTATGATGGCTTAACTATAGCGGAGGTAAGAGATGGCAGAGCATCGTGGTGGATCGGGAAATTTCGCTGAAGACCGTAAACGCGCATCAGAAGCAGGCCGGAAAGGGGGGAAAGCCAGCGGGGGTAACTTTAAGAATGACCCTAAACGTGCCTCTGAAGCGGGCGAGAAGGGAGGCCGCAACAGTCACGGTAATCGGGCAAAAGCTGATGACGCGTCGTAATCGGCAATGATCCAGCGAGCAGACCCCGTCAGGCCGCCGGGTTTACCCGGCGGCGATAACCTTTAGTGCTCCGGTTCAACCGCCGGGCTGTCAGGCAGTGCCGCCTTACGTTGATGATTTAATATGGCATTAAGTAAAATAGCGCCAAAGGTCGCGGTACCGATACCGCCGAGGGTAAAGCTTCCAATCCGCAGTGAGAAGTCCCCCGCACCGGCCACCAGCGTGACGGCAGCCATAATCAGGTTACCGTTCTGACCGAGATCGACGCCATTTTGTACCCAAATTCTTGCGCCTGCGACCGCAATAAGTCCGAAGACCACGATTGACGCTCCTCCAATCACCGGGCCTGGGATAGTGTGGATGAGTGCGCCAAACTTGGGTGAAAACCCGAGCAAAATGGCAATCACTGCGGCAGCAACAAAGACCAGCGTCGAATAGACCCGGGTAACAGCCATCACGCCGATATTCTCGGCATAAGTCGTGACTCCGCTGCCGCCGGATGCCCCTGAAATCAGGGTTGCCAGACCGTCACCCACAAAGGCTCGCCCCATCCAGGGATCCATGTTTTTACCCGTCATCCCCGCCACCGCTTTAATATGCCCAAGATTTTCAGCCACCAGAATCACCGCCACCGGTGCTATCAAAAATATGGCATGGCTGT is part of the Erwinia sp. HDF1-3R genome and harbors:
- a CDS encoding general stress protein, whose translation is MAEHRGGSGNFAEDRKRASEAGRKGGKASGGNFKNDPKRASEAGEKGGRNSHGNRAKADDAS